One region of Candidatus Eisenbacteria bacterium genomic DNA includes:
- a CDS encoding SDR family oxidoreductase, with product MDGGQRRAPRIPPGRDPTDRSRHSRPDRRGRGERAVTARSPRDDFDGRVALITGAARGLGRAATERLIARGASVAVNVRDQERADALARELGDRAFAVPGDVTDSDAPDTIIEKVLERFGRLDILVNNAAYAHSTRFETLTADEWRRAIEVNLTAPFLLTKAVVRPMKERKYGRIVNISSLAGKTVSTLGGAHYTASKAGLQGLTRAAAKELGPFGITVNAICPGMIDTELTREHATQEQLAALAASYPIARLGTAEEVADLICFVASEAAGYITGASFDINGGDLML from the coding sequence CTGGATGGCGGGCAGCGTCGCGCACCTCGCATACCACCTGGGCGCGATCCGACAGATCGATCGCGCCACTCGCGGCCCGACCGCCGAGGACGAGGCGAGCGCGCCGTGACCGCGCGCTCCCCCCGAGATGACTTCGACGGACGTGTCGCCCTGATCACGGGCGCGGCTCGCGGACTCGGGCGCGCGGCCACGGAGCGTCTCATTGCGCGCGGAGCATCGGTCGCGGTGAATGTCCGCGATCAAGAGCGCGCCGACGCGCTGGCCCGGGAGCTTGGGGACCGGGCCTTCGCCGTGCCCGGGGACGTGACCGATTCCGACGCGCCGGACACAATCATTGAAAAGGTGCTGGAGCGGTTCGGGCGGCTCGATATCCTCGTCAACAACGCTGCCTACGCGCACTCCACCCGCTTCGAAACCCTCACCGCGGACGAGTGGCGCCGCGCGATCGAAGTGAACCTCACCGCGCCCTTTCTCCTCACCAAGGCGGTGGTCCGGCCGATGAAGGAGCGCAAGTACGGGCGGATCGTCAACATCTCCTCCCTCGCCGGGAAGACGGTGAGCACCCTGGGTGGCGCGCACTACACGGCGTCGAAGGCCGGGCTCCAGGGACTCACCCGGGCCGCGGCCAAGGAGCTCGGACCGTTCGGGATCACCGTGAACGCGATCTGTCCGGGGATGATCGACACCGAGCTGACACGCGAGCACGCAACGCAGGAGCAGCTTGCCGCCCTCGCGGCGAGCTATCCGATCGCCAGGCTCGGGACAGCCGAAGAGGTTGCAGACCTGATCTGTTTCGTGGCCTCCGAGGCGGCGGGATACATCACGGGGGCGTCCTTCGATATCAACGGCGGTGACCTGATGCTATAG